The following are from one region of the candidate division KSB1 bacterium genome:
- a CDS encoding tetratricopeptide repeat protein, with protein MSNGTRRTFVLLAALFLTCGTQEERRIRLSRRPLDVLSQERVRAVRIAVEEKKRLAILPLKNETPDAAPTWLGQGLADMLALTLSQSRQLNLIPSRTVNDVLARAKLKLEDLTTAPLCRRAAAELRADALINGCYRYVGDSLIVELNIWDGLSGERLEKLTAGTGKIDIKPLFRMINASAGKIRSLMERQKNDEPPIQEKTTPLVTTHSLEAYRLYTEGVALLEGFSIGEAASKFAQAVQLDSTFASACMRLALCQLMVGRKSEAKALLRQALRHSAQLPERERLPILALKAQVDGDYNQAVRLYEQYLESFPQDVQGHYQLGEYYFSVARDYRRAISYLETVISLDPNYKSAYNLLTYCYAMIGELERALDALDRYIELAPNEANPYDSYGEILHSAGRIQEATEKYRTALRINPAFVPAQLHLAAAYLDMGKTGKARRFLQKKVLNQKDVAARRGGFKLQVLTEIVAGDINRAERLLRSVGSSNPEEQLWSTYVLLLLRPDSQEYRRDFVELVEKESARMADPDYAAERLFQISSLALELQIALPEVSRLLYEYLRSHSSPLAMQIVLAYAGVFQLYGIPFSVQDELLPSIRSMPETFQSWGPIPWDYYWKYFFIGLDRASKRGIDVQAVADDLADFAGRSGNRSMQMESVLAQAAAAHLQGQADRARQILAQAGMPVESDWLVLGPFEVRRGFSQTFWPEKHTMNEWSKLDLQPIPQPAADSRFDGYIDLHEIFTTRFNQAAYAMLYVYSPTLRKAVFAVGTNARLKVWLNDEPQRMIVRTAPAVIDQDFIPIRLKPGLNHLLLRLDVPFGEIGFYGRFLTPFGEAITDLKFGEQATAAAREMEPSE; from the coding sequence ATGTCGAACGGAACGAGACGAACGTTTGTCCTATTGGCGGCTCTTTTTTTGACCTGCGGCACCCAGGAAGAGCGCCGTATCCGGCTGAGCCGTCGGCCGTTGGACGTGCTGTCGCAGGAGCGCGTGCGCGCCGTCAGAATTGCCGTGGAAGAGAAAAAGCGCCTTGCCATTCTGCCTTTAAAAAACGAAACGCCGGATGCCGCCCCGACTTGGCTTGGGCAGGGCTTGGCGGATATGCTTGCCCTCACTCTATCACAATCGAGGCAACTCAATCTTATCCCCAGCCGCACCGTCAACGACGTTTTGGCGCGCGCGAAACTCAAGCTCGAGGACTTGACCACGGCGCCGCTGTGTCGTCGTGCCGCCGCCGAACTCCGCGCCGACGCCCTCATCAACGGCTGCTATCGATACGTCGGCGATTCCTTGATTGTCGAACTGAATATATGGGACGGTCTGAGCGGCGAGCGTCTGGAAAAGTTAACCGCCGGCACCGGCAAGATCGACATCAAACCGCTCTTTCGCATGATTAATGCATCTGCCGGAAAAATCCGCAGCCTGATGGAAAGGCAGAAAAATGACGAACCGCCGATTCAGGAAAAGACGACGCCGTTGGTTACGACGCATTCTCTGGAAGCCTACCGTCTCTATACGGAAGGTGTGGCGCTGCTGGAAGGGTTTTCGATCGGCGAGGCGGCGTCCAAGTTCGCCCAAGCGGTGCAGCTCGATTCGACGTTTGCCTCGGCCTGCATGCGCCTGGCTCTCTGTCAGTTGATGGTCGGCCGGAAAAGCGAAGCAAAAGCCCTGCTGCGCCAAGCGCTGCGTCATTCGGCCCAGCTGCCCGAGCGCGAAAGGCTGCCGATTCTGGCCTTGAAAGCGCAAGTGGACGGCGACTATAATCAGGCTGTGCGTCTTTATGAGCAATACCTGGAATCTTTTCCCCAGGACGTTCAGGGTCATTACCAACTTGGCGAATACTATTTCAGCGTAGCCCGTGACTATCGCAGGGCAATCAGCTATTTAGAAACCGTCATCAGCCTCGATCCCAATTACAAAAGCGCCTACAATCTGTTGACTTATTGTTATGCCATGATCGGCGAACTGGAGCGCGCTTTGGACGCTCTTGACCGCTATATTGAACTCGCCCCTAATGAGGCCAACCCCTATGACAGTTACGGTGAAATTCTTCACAGCGCCGGCCGGATCCAAGAGGCAACTGAAAAGTACCGAACAGCTTTGCGCATCAATCCGGCGTTTGTCCCCGCTCAACTTCACCTTGCCGCGGCTTACTTGGACATGGGCAAAACGGGCAAAGCGCGCAGATTTCTGCAAAAGAAGGTGCTCAATCAGAAAGACGTTGCCGCCCGCCGAGGCGGATTCAAGCTTCAGGTACTGACCGAAATCGTCGCCGGCGACATTAACCGCGCGGAAAGGCTCCTGCGTTCCGTAGGATCGTCGAATCCGGAAGAACAGCTTTGGAGTACGTACGTTCTTTTGCTGCTTCGCCCGGATTCCCAAGAATACCGCCGCGACTTTGTCGAGCTGGTCGAAAAAGAGTCGGCGCGCATGGCCGATCCGGATTATGCGGCGGAAAGGTTGTTTCAGATCAGTTCTCTGGCTTTGGAACTCCAGATTGCCTTGCCGGAGGTGAGCCGTCTGCTCTATGAATATCTGCGCAGCCACTCCTCACCTTTGGCCATGCAGATTGTGCTTGCCTATGCGGGAGTGTTTCAACTTTACGGCATTCCGTTCTCGGTTCAGGACGAACTTTTGCCGTCGATTCGATCCATGCCCGAAACGTTTCAAAGCTGGGGGCCTATACCGTGGGATTATTATTGGAAATACTTTTTTATCGGACTCGATCGCGCCTCTAAGCGCGGGATCGATGTACAGGCAGTAGCGGACGATCTGGCCGATTTTGCAGGGCGCAGCGGTAATCGGTCGATGCAGATGGAAAGCGTTCTGGCTCAGGCGGCCGCTGCGCATTTGCAAGGTCAAGCGGACAGAGCGAGGCAGATCCTTGCCCAAGCTGGGATGCCTGTGGAAAGCGATTGGCTCGTTCTCGGTCCCTTTGAGGTTCGGCGCGGCTTTTCGCAAACCTTTTGGCCCGAAAAGCACACGATGAACGAATGGTCGAAACTCGATTTGCAGCCGATACCGCAGCCTGCCGCCGACAGCCGCTTTGACGGTTATATCGATTTACACGAAATATTTACGACCCGATTCAATCAGGCGGCGTATGCGATGCTGTACGTCTATTCGCCGACGTTGCGCAAGGCAGTGTTTGCCGTGGGGACTAATGCCCGACTTAAAGTCTGGTTGAACGATGAACCGCAGCGGATGATCGTCCGCACCGCTCCTGCCGTGATCGATCAGGATTTTATTCCCATACGCTTAAAGCCGGGGTTGAACCACCTGCTGCTGCGCCTGGACGTTCCTTTCGGCGAGATCGGATTCTACGGTCGATTCCTCACCCCCTTCGGCGAGGCGATTACCGACTTGAAATTCGGCGAGCAGGCGACAGCCGCTGCCCGCGAAATGGAGCCTAGCGAATGA
- a CDS encoding SpoIIE family protein phosphatase: MNGVKAKHSAARILLVDDDANNRRYYFNVLKRQGYELDEAASGEEAIEKIRGNDYDVVVSDLQMYQLSGLDVLEAAKARDPFTQVLIMTGYGSIPTAVLAMQQGAFDYLSKPVQKDALVLRVQRALRERALRLQLKEQQERIEAHNRMIERDLELAQKVQASLVPSDFENERYAVAIHYEPMIGIGGDFCNVMPFDEDRFIVNMVDVTGHGIAAALLVNRVWNELESVLHRQPSPAEVLRQINDFFYATFSKMGLFMTIFALVVDLRKMEVTYAGGAHPAALVANANRPTLRELPSDNLIIGFMPSDRVKFFEASAPLEHGDRIAVYTDGILEAESEKGCCYSMQRLKETFAAHRAEPAAVACRSIVEDVKAFSGGVLRDDVMLMLIEIK, translated from the coding sequence ATGAATGGAGTTAAGGCAAAACATTCGGCAGCGCGCATCCTTTTGGTGGATGACGATGCAAACAACCGACGATATTATTTCAATGTGCTGAAACGGCAGGGCTATGAGCTCGACGAAGCCGCCTCCGGTGAAGAGGCGATCGAAAAGATTCGCGGCAACGATTACGACGTGGTGGTCAGCGACCTGCAAATGTATCAGTTGAGCGGCTTGGACGTGTTGGAAGCCGCCAAGGCAAGGGATCCGTTCACGCAGGTCCTGATCATGACCGGTTACGGCAGCATTCCCACGGCCGTTCTGGCGATGCAGCAGGGCGCGTTCGATTATCTTTCCAAGCCGGTACAAAAGGACGCTTTGGTTCTGCGCGTTCAGCGGGCGTTGCGCGAACGGGCGCTGCGTCTGCAGTTGAAAGAACAGCAGGAGCGCATCGAGGCGCACAACCGCATGATCGAGCGCGACCTCGAGCTGGCGCAAAAGGTGCAGGCCAGCCTGGTGCCGTCGGATTTCGAGAATGAGCGATACGCCGTAGCCATTCACTATGAACCAATGATCGGAATCGGCGGCGATTTTTGCAACGTCATGCCGTTCGACGAGGATCGATTTATCGTCAACATGGTCGATGTAACCGGACATGGTATTGCAGCTGCGCTGCTTGTCAACCGAGTATGGAATGAGTTAGAGTCCGTGCTGCATCGGCAGCCGTCGCCGGCAGAGGTGCTGAGGCAGATCAATGACTTTTTTTATGCGACGTTTTCGAAAATGGGGCTTTTTATGACCATCTTTGCTTTGGTCGTCGATCTGCGTAAAATGGAGGTGACCTATGCCGGCGGCGCCCACCCTGCAGCGCTCGTTGCCAATGCGAACCGTCCAACTCTTCGCGAGTTGCCTTCGGACAATTTGATCATCGGATTTATGCCTTCGGATCGGGTCAAATTTTTCGAAGCCTCGGCGCCGCTGGAGCACGGCGACCGTATTGCCGTTTATACCGACGGCATTCTGGAGGCGGAAAGCGAAAAAGGCTGTTGTTACAGCATGCAGCGGCTCAAGGAAACGTTTGCCGCTCATCGCGCTGAGCCGGCGGCCGTCGCCTGCCGCAGCATCGTCGAAGACGTCAAGGCATTCAGCGGCGGCGTTTTGCGCGACGATGTGATGCTGATGTTGATCGAAATCAAATGA
- a CDS encoding SAM-dependent chlorinase/fluorinase gives MESSKSKSRIITLTTDFGLRDAFVGVMKGVILRINPAARIVDITHGIAQGDIDAAAFALDQAHAFFPEETIHVVVVDPTVGTDRRILLVRAGGWFFLAPDNTVLKYIFARYGDAQVLAVTNSYYFLPHTSRTFHGRDIMAPVAAHLSLGTAFLDFGTRIDDPLRGEVLLPLRKGKTIHGKIVYIDHFGNCISNISKKDLVGETVKEINVKEFQFDRLSRSYAENPVGEPLAIVSSHDHLEIAVRDGNAAAILKLEKGDPIEVVLE, from the coding sequence ATGGAGAGTTCGAAAAGCAAATCCCGCATTATCACGCTGACAACCGACTTTGGGCTGAGAGACGCGTTCGTAGGCGTGATGAAAGGGGTTATTTTACGAATCAATCCGGCGGCCCGAATCGTGGACATTACCCACGGCATCGCTCAGGGCGATATCGACGCTGCGGCTTTTGCCTTGGATCAGGCACATGCTTTTTTCCCAGAAGAAACGATCCATGTCGTCGTCGTCGATCCGACCGTCGGCACAGATCGCCGCATTCTCCTGGTGCGTGCCGGCGGCTGGTTCTTCCTTGCTCCGGACAATACCGTGCTCAAGTATATTTTCGCCCGCTATGGGGATGCCCAGGTGCTGGCGGTCACCAACAGTTACTATTTTCTGCCGCACACCAGCCGGACGTTTCATGGCCGCGACATTATGGCGCCGGTGGCCGCCCATCTTTCTCTCGGTACGGCATTTCTTGATTTCGGCACTCGAATCGACGATCCGCTGCGCGGCGAGGTGCTTTTGCCGCTGCGTAAAGGAAAAACCATCCACGGCAAGATCGTCTATATCGACCATTTCGGCAACTGCATCAGCAACATTTCGAAAAAGGATTTGGTGGGCGAGACGGTCAAAGAAATCAATGTCAAGGAATTCCAATTCGACCGCCTGAGCCGCTCCTATGCCGAAAATCCCGTCGGCGAGCCGCTCGCCATTGTCAGCAGTCACGACCATCTGGAGATCGCCGTGCGCGACGGCAATGCCGCCGCTATTCTCAAGCTCGAGAAAGGCGACCCGATAGAAGTCGTTTTGGAATAA
- a CDS encoding radical SAM protein has protein sequence MKHTKQKTALLFNPWIYDFAAYDFWIKPIGLLTLGSLLRANGWTVQLIDCLDRYHPLTAGKSKDKGDGTGKFIRQEIEKPAVLKDVPRRFCRYGMPPDLVRSLLEKIEPPDLILVTSVMTYWYPAVRDAVRLLQEYFPQAHLMLGGIYATLCPEHAAAVQPDELVTGEGELAVMRRAARIAGEDADFSFHSLDDLPFPALDLYPVLVSAPLLTSRGCPNRCSFCASPILCPAYRRRSPENVLAEIELLYARGVSQFAFFDDALLHQAERYIKPILRQVIERRWRLHFHTPNGLTPRFIDEELAHLFRAAGVETIRLSFETANPERWRAMSGKVSIEDLRRALANLEAAGYDRREIGVYLLMGLPDQLPEEFRESARLVHDLGARLYPASFSPIPGTSDWRKSVASGLWDPQADLLLTNTTLFPLWRKLYSWSFCNELMEWTHDLNRRLDKTIDDEKRSRPADGEAMLCDVPESFLF, from the coding sequence ATGAAACATACCAAGCAGAAAACAGCTCTGCTGTTCAATCCCTGGATCTACGACTTTGCCGCTTATGACTTTTGGATCAAGCCGATCGGTCTTTTGACCCTCGGCAGCCTGCTGAGGGCGAACGGCTGGACGGTGCAGCTGATCGACTGTTTGGATCGCTATCATCCCTTGACCGCCGGCAAAAGCAAGGACAAAGGCGACGGCACCGGCAAGTTCATTCGACAGGAGATCGAAAAACCGGCGGTGCTGAAGGATGTGCCGCGCCGATTTTGCCGCTACGGTATGCCGCCGGATCTCGTACGCAGCCTGCTTGAGAAAATCGAGCCGCCGGACCTTATTCTGGTTACCTCGGTGATGACTTATTGGTATCCGGCGGTCAGAGATGCCGTCCGGCTATTGCAAGAATATTTCCCGCAGGCTCATCTTATGCTCGGCGGCATTTACGCCACTCTATGTCCCGAGCATGCTGCAGCCGTGCAGCCCGACGAACTGGTGACCGGCGAGGGAGAGCTTGCCGTCATGCGCCGTGCCGCCCGGATTGCCGGAGAAGATGCTGATTTTTCATTTCACAGCTTAGACGACCTTCCCTTTCCGGCTCTCGATCTTTATCCGGTTTTGGTTTCCGCGCCGCTGCTCACTTCGCGCGGTTGTCCCAATCGCTGCAGCTTTTGCGCCTCGCCGATTCTTTGCCCCGCTTATCGCCGTCGATCGCCTGAAAACGTTCTCGCAGAGATCGAACTGCTGTACGCACGCGGCGTGAGTCAGTTTGCTTTTTTCGACGATGCGCTTCTTCACCAGGCGGAACGGTATATCAAACCGATTTTGCGTCAGGTCATCGAACGTCGTTGGCGCCTCCATTTCCACACGCCGAACGGTCTGACGCCGCGTTTTATCGACGAAGAGTTGGCGCACCTCTTTCGGGCCGCCGGTGTGGAGACGATTCGACTGAGCTTCGAAACGGCTAATCCGGAGCGATGGCGGGCTATGTCCGGCAAAGTGAGCATCGAGGATCTGCGCCGAGCCTTGGCCAATCTCGAAGCCGCCGGCTACGATCGCCGTGAGATCGGTGTGTATCTGCTGATGGGTCTGCCGGATCAGTTGCCGGAAGAATTTCGCGAAAGCGCTCGGTTGGTGCACGATCTTGGGGCGCGCCTTTATCCGGCATCCTTTTCGCCCATTCCAGGAACCTCGGATTGGCGAAAATCTGTTGCGTCCGGCTTATGGGACCCTCAGGCCGATCTGCTGCTTACCAATACAACCCTTTTCCCGCTTTGGCGGAAGCTTTACAGTTGGTCATTCTGCAACGAGCTGATGGAATGGACTCACGATCTCAACCGTCGCCTTGACAAAACGATCGACGATGAAAAACGCAGCCGACCGGCCGACGGCGAAGCAATGCTTTGTGATGTTCCGGAATCTTTTCTATTTTGA
- a CDS encoding deoxynucleoside kinase, whose protein sequence is MNERYEKKPPFFTAVAGNIGVGKTTLTRLAAERLGLRPFFERVIDNPYLDDFYRDMARWSFNLQIFFLSKRFIDQRKISESREPCIQDRSIYEDAEIFAYILHKQGYMSDRDYQNYCDLFAVMTDYLRKPDLIVYLRASTWTLITRIRKRGREFEKRITVDYLHELNEAYERWIKKVQKTMNVLTVDTDRFDFENDPEQLDQVIRQIASFIN, encoded by the coding sequence ATGAACGAACGGTACGAAAAAAAACCGCCTTTTTTTACGGCCGTGGCCGGCAATATCGGCGTCGGCAAGACGACGCTTACCCGCTTGGCTGCCGAACGACTCGGCCTCAGACCCTTTTTTGAGCGCGTCATCGATAATCCCTACCTGGACGATTTTTATCGCGATATGGCCCGTTGGAGCTTTAACCTGCAGATCTTTTTCCTCTCTAAGCGATTCATCGATCAGCGCAAAATTTCCGAGAGCAGAGAACCGTGCATCCAGGATCGATCCATTTATGAAGATGCCGAAATTTTTGCTTATATTCTGCACAAGCAGGGTTATATGAGCGATCGCGACTATCAAAACTATTGCGACCTGTTCGCTGTTATGACCGATTATCTGCGTAAACCGGATTTGATCGTCTATCTGCGCGCCTCGACATGGACCCTGATTACTCGCATTCGCAAACGCGGTCGCGAGTTCGAAAAGCGCATTACCGTCGATTATCTGCACGAACTGAACGAAGCGTATGAGCGTTGGATCAAAAAGGTGCAAAAGACGATGAACGTATTAACGGTCGATACCGACCGCTTCGATTTCGAAAACGATCCTGAGCAGTTAGATCAAGTGATCCGGCAGATCGCATCTTTCATCAACTGA
- a CDS encoding SpoIIE family protein phosphatase — MNRIWVKLSAVITLLVLLLMIVVFRLITLRQIKTERDQLRDHMERIAMQIASIRLTSADDLLIYQEWIKGILDSPAGKDIVYIAIYDRNRRLFAYALNPQYLDVPSPQLLTPEDEVDIIQRLSRGEVAEESWNDFDHVPVEIRTGRLDLGRVDVGFSLIDFNNRARRNLLINVYILAGAFAAVAGLSILIGRRITQPLERLSAAMLDVSHGNLDVRVSIKSRDELGKLIDSFNYMTLRLREKRQIEMFSQDLMLFFEHEKLLQLVIERIVGYLGADYGALFLLENRGETTAAVSRWSAPIPLQATIEETFDQDCLYQVVGRLEPFFIDKNRHAGTLLRLQERLKERLGADQFVLASPMVSQGEVLGFVLLSHETDGSHYDGDELMFLRTLCGQAGMAVRNSMLLRDLTLQQRLQKELEIARQVQAGLLPDREPCLDGLQLAGACLPAEKVGGDYYDYFVLDDHRLGIAVADVSGKGTSAAFYMAEIKGMMSSMTQFITSPKELMRRLNRLLCRTVDRRIFTTMLYGIIDLAAGEFVFVRAGHNPLLVRHADGTVDLLVPRGMALGLAGDELFDRFTEEYRLPLRAGDILFIFTDGLTDARNATNEEFGEERLAAWLRACDVADPMHIRQQILQKIDEFAGGAVQHDDITLVIAAVAAKKS, encoded by the coding sequence TTGAACCGCATTTGGGTAAAATTGTCGGCCGTCATTACCCTGCTGGTTTTACTGCTGATGATTGTGGTCTTTCGCTTGATCACCCTGCGTCAGATCAAGACTGAGCGCGATCAGCTGCGCGATCATATGGAGCGGATTGCCATGCAGATCGCCTCGATTCGGCTGACTTCGGCGGACGATCTTCTCATTTATCAGGAATGGATCAAGGGTATCCTCGACTCGCCCGCCGGTAAGGATATCGTGTACATTGCCATTTATGACCGTAACCGCCGACTTTTCGCATACGCTCTCAATCCGCAGTATCTGGACGTTCCCTCTCCGCAGTTGCTGACGCCGGAGGATGAGGTCGACATCATTCAGCGGCTCAGCCGCGGCGAGGTGGCGGAGGAAAGCTGGAACGACTTTGATCACGTGCCGGTGGAGATACGCACCGGCCGGCTCGATCTCGGCCGCGTCGACGTCGGCTTTTCTCTGATCGATTTCAACAATCGAGCGCGCAGAAATCTGCTCATTAACGTCTATATTTTGGCCGGCGCCTTTGCGGCCGTAGCCGGTCTGTCGATCCTTATCGGTCGACGCATCACGCAGCCGCTTGAACGACTCTCCGCCGCCATGCTGGATGTTTCGCACGGCAACCTCGACGTGCGCGTATCGATCAAAAGCCGCGATGAGCTGGGCAAGCTGATCGACAGCTTTAATTATATGACGCTGCGGCTGCGGGAAAAACGGCAGATCGAAATGTTTTCCCAAGACCTCATGCTTTTTTTCGAACACGAAAAGCTGCTGCAGTTGGTGATCGAACGGATCGTGGGGTATCTGGGAGCCGACTATGGTGCGTTGTTTCTGCTCGAAAACCGCGGTGAGACTACGGCAGCGGTCTCCCGCTGGAGTGCCCCGATTCCTCTGCAGGCGACAATCGAAGAAACGTTCGATCAGGATTGCCTGTACCAAGTCGTCGGCCGACTGGAGCCGTTCTTTATCGATAAAAACCGCCATGCAGGAACCCTCCTGCGGCTTCAGGAGAGATTGAAAGAACGACTGGGCGCCGACCAATTCGTTTTAGCGTCGCCGATGGTCAGCCAGGGCGAGGTGCTCGGCTTTGTTCTGCTGTCGCACGAAACCGACGGCAGCCATTACGACGGCGACGAGCTGATGTTTTTACGTACGCTTTGCGGCCAAGCCGGTATGGCGGTCCGTAACAGCATGCTGCTCCGCGACTTGACCCTCCAACAGCGACTGCAGAAAGAGCTCGAAATCGCCAGGCAGGTTCAAGCAGGCCTGCTGCCGGATCGGGAGCCGTGTTTGGACGGCCTGCAGTTGGCAGGCGCCTGTCTGCCCGCAGAAAAGGTGGGCGGCGATTACTATGACTATTTCGTTTTGGACGATCATCGCCTCGGCATAGCCGTGGCCGACGTTTCCGGCAAAGGCACTTCAGCAGCATTCTACATGGCCGAAATCAAGGGCATGATGTCGTCGATGACGCAGTTCATAACCTCACCCAAGGAATTGATGCGGCGTCTCAACCGGCTGTTATGCCGAACCGTCGATCGACGTATTTTTACCACCATGTTGTACGGCATAATCGATTTGGCGGCGGGCGAGTTTGTCTTTGTAAGAGCGGGGCACAATCCGTTGCTCGTGCGCCATGCGGATGGGACCGTCGATTTGCTCGTGCCGCGCGGCATGGCTTTGGGCTTGGCGGGCGATGAATTGTTTGACCGTTTTACGGAAGAGTATCGTCTGCCGCTCCGCGCCGGTGACATTCTTTTTATCTTTACCGATGGCCTTACGGACGCCAGGAACGCAACCAATGAGGAATTCGGCGAAGAGAGGCTGGCGGCTTGGCTGCGGGCGTGTGATGTTGCCGATCCGATGCATATCCGACAGCAAATCTTGCAAAAGATCGACGAATTCGCCGGCGGCGCCGTGCAGCATGACGACATCACCCTCGTGATTGCAGCCGTAGCTGCGAAAAAATCTTGA
- a CDS encoding site-2 protease family protein — protein MHDFEGEMVEVWEPLPVKRRLALPADKPLINLVLFLLTVASTWFMWGGRYSLAVTAILGAHEMGHYIACRRHGMRSTLPFFIPFPFFNPFGTLGAVIQIRTPFFDRRSLFDVGAAGPFAGLIVTAFVLMLGFTVPFEPNMKTLSASFKPEPQLLMQGFSLLMRGSTVSGAQIIANPLLYAGWVGLFVTSLNLLPIGQLDGGHILYSVFGPKTRSMMIVFIMLLGLLTFFNLGWALLFFILLLFGRNHPPPIDSYRPLDRMRCLLAITAAVIFALTFTPFPFTVLR, from the coding sequence ATGCACGATTTCGAAGGCGAAATGGTCGAGGTTTGGGAGCCCTTGCCGGTCAAACGCCGACTTGCCCTTCCTGCCGACAAACCTCTGATCAACCTCGTTCTCTTTCTGCTTACCGTCGCTTCAACCTGGTTTATGTGGGGCGGCCGGTATAGTTTGGCAGTGACCGCCATTTTGGGCGCTCATGAGATGGGCCATTACATCGCCTGTCGTCGGCACGGCATGCGCTCGACGTTACCTTTTTTTATCCCATTTCCCTTTTTCAATCCGTTCGGCACTCTCGGCGCGGTAATTCAAATCCGCACCCCTTTTTTCGACCGCCGCTCCCTGTTTGATGTCGGCGCCGCAGGCCCCTTTGCCGGTCTGATCGTTACGGCGTTCGTGCTGATGTTGGGTTTTACGGTGCCCTTTGAGCCGAACATGAAAACCCTATCGGCTTCTTTCAAGCCCGAACCCCAGCTCCTAATGCAGGGTTTTTCGCTGCTGATGCGCGGCTCAACGGTCAGCGGAGCGCAGATTATCGCCAATCCGTTGCTCTATGCCGGCTGGGTCGGCCTGTTCGTGACTTCGCTCAATCTTTTGCCCATCGGGCAATTGGACGGCGGTCATATCCTTTACAGCGTTTTTGGCCCCAAAACCCGTTCGATGATGATCGTTTTTATCATGCTGTTGGGCCTGTTAACCTTTTTCAATTTGGGATGGGCTCTGCTGTTCTTCATTCTGTTACTTTTCGGCCGAAACCACCCGCCGCCGATCGACAGTTATAGACCCCTCGACCGCATGCGGTGCCTGCTGGCAATAACTGCGGCGGTCATTTTTGCCCTGACTTTTACACCGTTTCCTTTTACCGTTTTGAGGTGA